Genomic segment of Oncorhynchus kisutch isolate 150728-3 unplaced genomic scaffold, Okis_V2 Okis03b-Okis08b_hom, whole genome shotgun sequence:
gtacatcaaagctgggaccgagagactgaaaaacagcttctatctcaaggccatcagactgttaaatagccatcactagcacattagaggctgctgccctatatacatagacttgaaatcactggccactttaataaatggaacaccagtcactttaataacgtcAAAATATCTTGCATTACCCATctcctatgtatatactgtatcctacacTATCTTATTCTATACCAATCTGACATTGCTCGTCATTATATTTTTATATTCTtgattccattcctttactagacgTGTGTTTTGGTGAatatgttgtgtaattgttagatattaatgcACTCGTCAGaggtagaagcacaagcatttcgctaaacccacaatgacatctgctaaacgcgtgtttgtgaccaataacatttgatttgatctattggtagatgggtaaaaaaaaaaaaagcagacattgaatttcatggtgaagttattaattacactttggatggtgtatcaatacacccagtcactacaaagatacagttgtccctcctaactcagttgccggagaggaaggaaaccgctcagggatttaaaCCATGATGCCAATGATGACTTTGGAGGTCTTTGTTATTTAGCCATGTTTCACTAATGCAGGCCTAAGCTATACAGGCACAACTACCACAATCTATAACAAACATAATTCTTCCAATACATTTGATTCATATTTCCAGACAAATATTAAAACGATGAGTTTGTCTGAACAACTTGTTTACCTGTTCTATAGCATTTGTTAAACAGGAAATGGCAAATGTGACAATATTTAACCAGTGGCCTGCTCAATCTGACACGTTCCTCAGCACATCATTGTAGTAGAGTCAACTGTCATAACATTAGTGTGTGACCTATTTGTTGAGTAGGCATGGCCAGGTGTAAATGGACCCCTATGGATTACAACCATGTTGAAACTGTAGGTGTGGTGGTGGAGGCCTCCCTTCAGAGGTTTATTTAGGACTAACAACATGGACCCCAACCCAGAATCCTCCAGCAGACACACCTGAGGAGGACTGTATAAAAAGCCCAGGACTGACCAGACAGAATAACACATCAAGACTCTCCAAAGCATCTCCAGGACCAAGAAGCCATCTAGAGTATCTCCACTGTCAGATCCAAGGAGCCATCCAgagtctctcctctccacacactgAAGATGGAGCAaagcccctctctccccctgctgctgctgctgctgctgggcctCTCTCAGGCCAACCCTCTCATGGAGGATGGAAGTGGACCAGAGATCCtaccagacaaccctgaggctgtCGACATCACTGAGAGAATTCTGACCACTAATAACGGCTCCAGTCAGTTCCTGTTGGAGGGGGACATGGTGGCACCAACAACCAGAAACGCCATGGTTTGCTATAGGTAcaaccaacacacactgaaaacaaTATTGTGCGAATTCTACTGTTAAAACTATCTGCATCAGCTTATTTAGTATTTCCAACACGAGGTATTTTTATGTTTAATATACTTCACTTTTAGTGTTTCAGAAAGTTGCCTCGTACTGATATAGAAATATACTTTTCTTCCGTCAAACCTGCATACAAACATTGTGTAGAAATATTATAAAGTCAAAAGAATGTGgaattacccacaatcctctaaAAACAGAGCTAGGTGTCAAAGTTGTTGCTAGAACTTAAAGTTAGTAAATTGAGGGAAAATTTCCCTTGGAGTTGTTTTTACGTGCGTCTTATGttgatatatttacatatttacatttCAGGTTGGTTAAACGAATGAAGTAGAGTAAAGTACTAATTATATTGAAGTAAAgataacaaatatatttttttaggtcaaaataattgtattttcaaGTATCATTGACTAACCAGCTGAGTGTTATTTTACAGTGCAGGGTGCTTCTGGAACAAAGGCTCCGACGGACTGGTTGAAGTGCCCTACACAGTGAGCAGTAGCTTCAGTTCCTCTGACAAGCAGGGCATTGAAAACGCCCTCCTGGCCTTCACTTCCAAGACCTGCATTCGCTTCGTGCCTTGGCAGAATCAGGTTGACTTTATCAGCTACGAGCCCAGAGACGGGTGCTGGTCCCCTCTTGGGAGAGTGGGAGGCCAACAGACGGTCTCTCTCCAAATGAACAGGTGTGTTTACTTCGGCATCATTCAGCACGAGACTCTCCACGCTCTGGGCTTCCAACACGAACAAACCAGGAGCGACCGTGACGAGTACGTCACCATCAACTGGAGTAACATCGACTCTAACAGTGCCTACAACTTTGATAGATCAAACACCAACAACCTGAACACTCCCTATGACTACAGCTCTGTCATGCACTATGGAAAAACAGCCTTCTCTGTCAACGGGATGGACACCATCACCCCCATCCCCAACCCCAACGTGCCCATCGGCCAGAGACAGGGGTTGTCCACCACGGACATCCTGAGGATCAACAGACTCTACGGCTGCTGAGATGAAGGCATCAAGTCACAGGAGAAAAGTCTGGAAAAGCCCAGATGAAGGAAGTCAAGTCTGACATTATAATGTTATCTTATTGATTTAAAATCATTGTTGAGTTGTAACTTTTAAAAATGATCATTGCTGTAGTTGTGTAGTTCTCTAATTATTTTAATCATATGACTTAATTAATTATCTAAAATAAACAAGATTGAAAGCAGATGCTAATGTGTAATTCTAGTGTTTTCTAGTGTGtttatttgtctgtgtgtgagtgtgtgagtgtgtgagtgagtgagtgagtgagtgagtgagtgagtgagtgagtgatagtTAAATTAACAGACTTGGCACAAGTCCTCCATGTCTGTCCTGATCCAAGACATTCTTCCTCCAATCAGCACTAGAGTTGCATCACTTCTGTCACAAGTACAATGACATCATTTCTCTCACCTAAACACAATAAGACACTAGGAATATTCACAACTACAATGACATCATTTCTCTCACATAAACACAATAAGACACTAGGAATATTCACAACTACAATGACATGAAAGATTATGACATAATTATTATTTTTGGAAGAGAATGAAGGAGGCAGACAGAGGACAACATAAATATCTGCTCTGGGAATCTGACAACAAAGCAGAAATAAAAATCGACCACACGGTATTTTATTTTCTTGTTAATATTTATACTGTAGATGTCACTGGTCTGGTCTGCTAAAATCATCACTTCAATGTGGAGTCAcacatcccccccaaaaatacagGTTTCtcctcaaaatgttttaaaatgctGTACATTGAATCTTATCACATAAAATATGTTTAGACTAGATAGACTAACAAACCAAAACGTTCTGCAGACATGCTgacatctctctctatttatcttgGATCTTGgagggcactacggtgttgaacgctgagctgtagtcaatgaacagcattcttacataggtgttccttttgtccagggaaagggcagtgtggagtgcaatagagttggtgtcatctgtggatctgttggggcggtatgcaaattggactgggtctagggtttctgggatgattgtGTTAATGTGGGTCATGCCCAGACTTTCAAAGAATTTCATagctacagaagtgagtgctacggggcgatgaTCTGTTCTTgtgcacagagactatggtggtctgcttgaaaaatgtaggtattacagactgggtcagagagaggttgaaaatgtcagtgaatacactTGTCATGCTCGGagaacacgtcctggtaatccatctgaccCTGAGGGCTTGTGAACGTTCAACTGTTTAAAAAGgtcacatcggctacggaaaaCATGATCACAAAGTCATCcataacagctggtgctctcacgcatggttcagtgttgctcgGCTCAGAGCAAGCGTAGCATTCATTTAGcacatctggtaggcttgtgtcactaggcagcttgtggctgggtttccctttgtaatccttaATCCAttgttccaagatggcgtagcagtcagacgtcgtgtcgtgtcccttgtatatatcttttttttttttacatatttttcttcgcatatcttttaaaacattttgctttttttttctaaagtatttatatttacttcggatcccctcaactgaagctagccagctaactaccagctatcagtcagcaaaccattgctagcggtcatcagctaaccggtcatcagctaacctttagctcagaaagctctcgccagttcgaacaacgcgactctaacataacggacctattatttttatccccggattcccaccgcaaacggaacattttcatctggatcttcacaaccagctaactagctaaccgcaaccccggatgactactcctggctagcgtttccatccacttagcttgaagctagcccggccagagctcctgtgctaccaccgaagcatactcctgggctacaatatccggacccacgaccggtttatcgatgtcaccgcatgaagaggcataaacagacttaaacccatcgcgacgtcccccaaaggctaactttctagcccttgctttctgcttgcttgctaattcggcctgctaactgctagcttttttagccccggtctgctaactgctagcttgtttagccccggcctactaactgttagcttgttagcacaggcctgctaactgtctgaatcgccgcgtccccagccagcccaaccactcactggtcccatatttactttcaatctcttttcgattttttatttgattataccttccggtaacctgcctcacccaatgtgatacggaatcgctatattttttatctttagaacacattcaagaacctccagaagctaaccagctaactagctacaagctatgtagtcattgttagccactgctagcggcttttaccttctgaacagccagccagttttttttgcctggataatactcgccagtctagcttccctgtCCCATCCACCGCTGCTCCCTGGACAatgtgatcacttggctacatagctgatgcctgctggactgtccattaatcacggtactccattctgcttgtttatgttttatctgtcggccccagccacACTCAGGCTCTCTGTGTAGtgaatccgaccctctctgcctagtcaacgccattttacctgctgttgttgtgctagctgattagctgttgttgtctcacctactgttttagctagctctccctattcaacacctgtgatttctgtatgcctcgctgtatgtctctctcaaatgtcaatatgccttgtatactgttgttcaggttagttatcattgttttagtttacaatggagcccctagttctactcttcatacccctgatacctcctttgtcccacctcccacacatgcggtgacctcacccattacaaccagcatgtccagagatacaacctctcttatcgtcacccagtgcctgggcttacctccgctgtacccgcaccccaccatacccctgtctgcgcattatgccctgaatatactctaccacgcccagaaatctgctccttttattctttgtccccaacgctctaggcgaccagttttgatagcctttagccacaccctcatactactcctcctctgttccgcgggtgatgtggaggtaaacccaggccctgcatgtccccaggcaccctcatttgttgacttctgtgatcgaaaaagccttggtttcatgcatgtcaacatcagaagcctcctccctaagtttgttttactcactgctttagcacactctgctaaccctgatgtccttgccgtgtctgaatcctggctcaggaaggccaccaaaaattcggagatttccatacccaactataacattttccgtcaagatagaactgccaaagggggaggagttgcagtctactgcagagatagcctgcaaagtaatgtcatactttccaggtccatacccaaaagaaaatactaattttaaaaattactctctccagaaataagtctctcactgtcgCCGCCTGCTACCCACCCCCCTCAGCTCCAAtgttgtgccctggacaccatttgtgaattgatcgccccccatctagcttcagagtttgttctgttaggtgacctaaactgggatatgcttaacatcccggcagtcctacaatctaagctagatgccctcaatctcacacaaatcatcaaggaacccaccaggtacaaccctaaatctgtaaacaagggcaccctcatagacgtcatcctgacccaCCGgctctccaaatacacctccgctgtcctcattgcctgtatccgctatgggtccgcagtcaaacgaccacccctcagcactgtcaaacgctccctaaaacacttctgcgagcaggcctttctaatcgacctggcccaggtatcctggaaggatattgacctcatcccgccagttgaggatgcctggtcattctttaaaagtaacttcctcaccattttagataagcatgctccgttcaaaaaatgcagaactaagaacagatatagcccttggttcactccagacctgactgccctcgaccagcacaaaaacatcctgtggcggactgcaatagcatcgaatagtccccgcgatatgcaactgttcagggaagtcaggaaccaatacaggcagtcagtcaggaaagctaaggccagcttcttcaggcagaaatttgcatcctgtagctccaactccaaaaagttctgggacactgtgaagtccatggagactgtgaagagacctctggggcatgtcttgtggggtaaaTAAAAACGAGTGTCCCGGTCCtagaaagcggcagctctagcatttagctcagtgcggatgttgtctgtaatcaatggcttctggtttggaTATGTACGCACGGTCACTGGAGAtgacgttgtcgatgcacttattaacctctctagggtatgtgggacatCTGGCAAtcatccagtgaggttgcagagcgccaaattcaattacagaaatgctcattctaaaaattcagaaaacaaaacatattttgcataggtttaaagatgaacttcttgttaaaccaaccacagtgtcatatttataaaatgcttttcggcgaaagcatacctagcccagaacatacctagcccagaacatagcacagttgacaaattattataaacagtaaccagccaagcagaagcgttacaaaactcagaaagagagataaaattaatcccttacctttgatgatcttcatatggtggcaatcagaagacattaatttactcaataaatgttccttttgttcgatgatgtctctttatatccaaaaacctcagttttgttagcgtgttttcttcagtaatccacaggctcaaactcagtcaaaacaatcagacaaaaaaatcctaattgtatccgtaaagttcatagaaacatgtcaaacgatgtctatattcaatcctcaggttgttttttagcctaaatgatctctAATATTTcaacaataacgttgtcaatataaaaggtaaacaagaaatgcacatgcgcctgaaaaaacGCTGCGTCACcttagggtccactcattcagactggtcttactccctcatttataagaatacaagcctgaaacgatttctaaagactgttgacatctagtggaaggcataggaactgcaaacggagtcctaagtcaatggatactgtaatggcattgaatagaaaagtacaaaactttttaaaaaactacttcctgaatggatttgtcttcgcctgctaaatcagttctgttatactcacagacactattgtaacaattttggaaactttagagtgttttctatccaaatataccagttatatgcatatcatatcttctgggcccgattAGCaagccgtttaatttgggcatgcttttcatacaaaattccgaatgctgccccctaccctagagaggtcaatgaagccggtgactgatgtggtgaactCCACAAAAACATTGGATGAATCCCGcaacatatttcagtctgtgctagAGAAACAGTCCTGTCGCTTAGCAACcgcttcatcagaccacttctGAATTGAGCGTgtgactggtacttcctgtttgagttcttGCTTGTAAGCGGGAATCAAGAGGATAGTGTTATAGTCAGATTTACCAaacggagggcgagggagagttttgtatacatctctgtgtgttgagtagaggtgatctagagtccccccccccctcgttgcacaggtgacatgctggtagaaattaggacatgctggtagaaatcaGGTTTAAAGGATTTcggttttcctgcattaaaaaaatcaccggccactaggagtgctgcctctggatgagcattttcttcttgGCTTATGGCCCTAAATATCTCATTGAGTACCAGCATCTGCTTTTGGTGGGAAATAGACAGCCATGACAAATATAGATGAAAATTCTCActatagtatggtctacagcttatcatgaggtattctaacttgGGTGAGCAGAACCTCCAGACTTCCTTAATATAagagattgcgcaccagctgttgttagcaaagagaacccccccccacccacccacccttgaGTTTAGGAGATGCTtccgttctgtcctgccgatgcaaaAGCTTCACAGCTATCCTAATAGTGGGCCTGTGTTTACTTCCTGGAAAAGACTCATTCATTGCGTCATTCAAAACACATCAGTATATCACCTTGTGGAATAGAAGAAACTGGATTTGTTAAGACCTACAGTTGCACTTTTATTAAATAATTCCCTATTTCTTCTCAAATAAGTTGAAATTGAAAACAACTTTTGGTCTCCACACGTTGTTATTAGATTTTCAACAATGCAGAACAAAATTTAGTTTTTTGAAACAACTTCATTTAGAAAATACAAACAAATGGCCTGGACAAAATGAGGAACTACTACTTGGTTGTGAAGCCTTTGGCCAAGATAACTGCTGACCAACAGTTGCTGTAGCCATCAATGTGCTTGATGCacctgttaaccctcgcaaggctgctggcccagacggcatccccagccgcatcatcagagcatgtgcagaccagctggctcgtgtgtttacggacatattcaatctctccctatcccagtctgctgtccccacatgcttcaagatggccaccattgttcctgtacccaagaaagcaaaggtaacagaactaaatgactgtcgccccgtaacactcacttctgtcatcacgaAGTgctttgggagactagtcaaggatcaaatcagctccaccctacctgtcaccctagacccacttcaatttgcttaccgccccaatagatccacagacgatgcaaccaccatcacactgccctaacctatctcgacaagaggaatacatatgtaagaatgctagtcattgactatagctcagcattcaacaccatagtaccctccaagttgataattaagcttgaggccctgggactgaaccccggtcctgtgcaattgggtcctggacttcctgatgggcttccctcaggtggtgaaggtaggaaacaacaccttcaCTTCGCTGATCatcacaggggtgcgtgctcagtcgcCTCCTGTATTCCCTGCTCACTCAtgatctccaactcaatcatcaagttcgcagatgacacaacagtagtaggcttgattaccaacaatgatgagacagcctacagggaggaggagagggctctgggagtgtgatGCCAGAAAAATAACCACTTAttcaaagtcaacaaaacaaaggagatgatcgtggacttcaggaaacagcagagagagcagcccCCTATTCACATCGGCGGGACCGCAGTGGacaaggtggaaagcttcaagttcctcggcgtacacatcactgactaaCTAAGATGGGTCACTCACACAGATAGCGTGGTGAGGAAGGcgtaacagcacctcttcaacctcaggaggctaaggaaatttgacttgtcacctaaaaccctcacaaacttttacagatgcacaatcgagagcattctgtcgggctgtatccccgcctggtacggcaactgcaccacctgcacccgcagggctctccagagggtggcgcGGCCTGCCTTAAGCATCACGGGGGGAAatgacctgccctccaggacaaaaaccacccgagtcactgcctgttcaccctgctatcatccagaaggtgaggtcagtacaggtacatcaaagctgggtccgagagact
This window contains:
- the LOC116359670 gene encoding high choriolytic enzyme 1-like, translating into MEQSPSLPLLLLLLLGLSQANPLMEDGSGPEILPDNPEAVDITERILTTNNGSSQFLLEGDMVAPTTRNAMVCYSAGCFWNKGSDGLVEVPYTVSSSFSSSDKQGIENALLAFTSKTCIRFVPWQNQVDFISYEPRDGCWSPLGRVGGQQTVSLQMNRCVYFGIIQHETLHALGFQHEQTRSDRDEYVTINWSNIDSNSAYNFDRSNTNNLNTPYDYSSVMHYGKTAFSVNGMDTITPIPNPNVPIGQRQGLSTTDILRINRLYGC